A region of Moorena producens PAL-8-15-08-1 DNA encodes the following proteins:
- a CDS encoding NYN domain-containing protein yields MNDSAAINEISLYLYQAILELQQQQSELLKEKYRKIAWDKPRHQSAFLANLKSELSQEQDWPRRIIKVRKLLQVLFIPSYFNSPSFRELTQKLRHSIRPKPGNNSHNLAVSTNNKTPTSVSPSPKLGTGIAILLLDAENLRLNTETEKFLAQICSYPIQIKIAVANWRAMGKYDTELHTRGYELIHVPPGKDSADFKMATVGSSIFIHYPTAKEVLVCSSDGVMTHLCTTLQTHGLTVYLVRKQNDKIIVLNNKTRETQAHSLVSVPEIPTLEEFINQLKDILKAEQKRTSNAWVNLSRLSYLFESKYQLSLNQVVSLRLPGKLTTDIFTDYPKEFVTHHIPGTSNFYITLFEKPISFIKKTSSLKTIQLKPTVKPVSKIESKSDLEEILVKLLKDLKTNYKDPYVPIAHIATEFKKQYSRPITQLMRDLNLKGTFPKFLQSLGAFKLKKVGKAYQVALRLDGLNAVVIEQ; encoded by the coding sequence GTGAATGACTCTGCCGCGATCAACGAAATTAGCCTTTACCTCTACCAAGCCATCCTTGAGCTTCAGCAGCAGCAGTCCGAATTACTCAAGGAAAAATACCGAAAAATCGCTTGGGATAAGCCCCGTCATCAATCTGCTTTCCTGGCCAATTTGAAATCAGAACTCAGCCAAGAGCAAGATTGGCCCCGACGAATTATCAAAGTCAGGAAATTACTGCAAGTTCTGTTCATTCCTAGTTATTTCAACTCCCCCAGCTTTAGAGAACTGACCCAAAAACTTCGTCACTCTATCCGACCCAAGCCAGGGAATAATTCCCATAACTTAGCTGTCTCTACTAATAATAAAACCCCAACATCGGTTTCCCCTTCGCCAAAGCTAGGCACAGGAATTGCCATCTTACTGCTAGATGCCGAAAATTTACGGCTCAATACTGAAACCGAAAAGTTCCTAGCTCAAATTTGTTCCTACCCGATCCAAATCAAAATTGCTGTTGCCAATTGGCGTGCTATGGGTAAGTATGACACTGAACTGCATACTCGTGGCTATGAGCTAATTCACGTACCACCAGGAAAGGACAGCGCTGATTTTAAGATGGCTACCGTTGGGTCTTCTATCTTTATCCATTATCCAACCGCCAAGGAAGTCTTAGTCTGTTCCTCTGATGGGGTGATGACTCATCTTTGCACCACCCTACAAACCCATGGACTAACAGTCTATTTAGTGCGTAAGCAAAATGATAAGATAATTGTTTTAAATAACAAGACTCGTGAAACTCAAGCCCATTCTCTGGTTTCTGTACCAGAAATCCCCACCCTCGAAGAATTTATTAATCAGCTCAAAGACATCCTCAAAGCTGAACAAAAACGCACTTCGAATGCTTGGGTAAACCTGTCTAGACTATCATATCTATTTGAATCAAAGTATCAGCTTAGCCTCAATCAAGTTGTCTCCCTGCGCTTGCCTGGAAAACTAACAACCGATATTTTTACTGATTACCCCAAAGAGTTTGTGACTCATCACATACCGGGTACTTCAAATTTTTATATAACTCTATTTGAAAAGCCAATTTCTTTCATTAAAAAGACTTCTTCTTTGAAGACTATTCAGTTAAAACCTACTGTTAAGCCTGTATCTAAAATTGAATCTAAATCAGATTTGGAAGAGATACTCGTTAAACTCCTCAAGGATTTGAAGACAAACTATAAAGATCCTTATGTTCCGATCGCTCATATAGCTACTGAATTTAAAAAACAATACTCTCGACCAATTACTCAGTTGATGAGAGACTTAAATTTAAAGGGTACATTCCCCAAATTTTTGCAATCCTTGGGAGCGTTTAAACTGAAGAAAGTTGGTAAAGCTTATCAAGTTGCTTTACGCTTAGACGGGTTGAATGCAGTCGTGATTGAGCAGTAG
- a CDS encoding UbiD family decarboxylase, which yields MARDLRGFIQELEQKGQLRRIKALVDPDLEIAEISNRMLQAGGPGLLFENVKGSSFPVAINLMGTEERVCWAMNRSTPEDLETLGKKLGMLQQPKPPKKISQAVEFGKILFDVVKAKPGRDFLPPCHQVVVQENDLDLNTLPLIRPYPGDAGKIITLGLVITKDCETGIPNVGVYRLQLQSKTTMTVHWLSVRGGARHLRKAVERGQKLEIAIALGVDPLIILAAATPIPVDLSEWLFAGLYGGSGVNLAKCKTLDLEVPADSEFVLEGTITPGEMLPDGPFGDHMGYYGGVEDSPLIRFHCMTHRKDPIYLTTFSGRPPKEEAMMAIALNRIYTPILRQQVSEIVDFFLPMEALSYKAAIISIKKAYPGQARRAALAFWSALPQFTYTKFVIVVDETINIRDPRQVVWAISSKVDPVRDVFILPNTPFDSLDFASEKIGLGGRMGIDATTKIPPETEHEWGATLESDGDVAAMVDRRWAEYGLGDLDLKDVDPNLFGYDM from the coding sequence ATGGCCAGAGACCTAAGGGGATTTATCCAAGAGCTAGAACAGAAGGGGCAATTGCGGCGGATTAAGGCTTTAGTTGACCCAGATTTGGAAATTGCTGAGATATCAAACCGGATGCTACAAGCGGGTGGACCTGGCTTGCTGTTTGAGAATGTAAAAGGGTCATCCTTTCCGGTTGCGATTAATTTAATGGGAACAGAAGAACGGGTTTGTTGGGCGATGAACCGGTCAACCCCGGAAGATTTGGAAACTCTGGGCAAGAAGCTAGGGATGCTGCAACAACCAAAGCCACCTAAGAAGATTTCCCAGGCGGTGGAATTTGGCAAAATTTTGTTTGATGTGGTCAAAGCTAAACCAGGGCGAGACTTTTTACCTCCTTGTCACCAGGTGGTGGTGCAGGAAAATGATTTGGATTTGAATACATTACCCCTGATTCGCCCTTATCCCGGTGATGCTGGCAAGATTATTACCTTAGGATTGGTGATTACGAAAGATTGTGAGACTGGTATTCCTAATGTGGGGGTTTATCGGCTACAACTGCAGTCTAAGACTACGATGACCGTGCATTGGCTCTCGGTCAGGGGTGGAGCACGACATTTGCGCAAGGCGGTGGAGAGAGGACAGAAATTAGAAATTGCGATCGCACTCGGTGTTGACCCCCTGATTATTCTGGCCGCTGCTACTCCCATACCGGTTGACCTGTCGGAATGGCTCTTTGCTGGACTCTATGGTGGGTCTGGGGTTAACCTAGCTAAATGTAAAACCTTAGATTTAGAGGTACCAGCGGATTCTGAGTTTGTCCTGGAAGGCACGATTACTCCAGGGGAAATGTTGCCAGATGGTCCCTTTGGTGACCACATGGGGTATTACGGTGGAGTAGAGGATTCCCCCTTGATTCGCTTCCACTGTATGACTCACCGCAAGGATCCGATTTATTTAACCACCTTTAGTGGGCGTCCACCAAAAGAAGAAGCGATGATGGCGATCGCACTCAATCGGATTTATACCCCGATCCTGCGGCAACAAGTCTCAGAAATTGTGGATTTCTTCTTGCCCATGGAAGCTCTGAGTTATAAAGCGGCCATTATTTCGATTAAGAAAGCCTATCCAGGACAAGCGCGACGGGCTGCTTTGGCGTTTTGGAGTGCTTTGCCTCAATTTACTTACACCAAGTTTGTGATTGTGGTGGATGAGACTATTAATATTCGCGACCCCCGTCAAGTGGTGTGGGCAATTAGTTCTAAGGTTGACCCGGTGCGGGATGTCTTTATTTTGCCTAATACTCCCTTTGATAGTTTGGATTTTGCTAGTGAAAAGATTGGCTTAGGGGGACGGATGGGTATTGATGCTACTACTAAGATTCCACCAGAAACCGAACATGAATGGGGGGCAACGTTGGAGTCAGATGGGGATGTAGCAGCGATGGTAGATAGGCGTTGGGCTGAATATGGCTTAGGGGATTTGGATCTCAAGGATGTTGATCCAAATTTGTTTGGGTATGATATGTGA
- a CDS encoding CopG family transcriptional regulator, whose amino-acid sequence MSYYPLKLPETLLKEIQRLAEENQVSIEQWLLNAVTEKIEAQKVVRLLHSYAEKADYNRFDAILASVPDTEPIAGNELG is encoded by the coding sequence ATGAGTTATTATCCTTTAAAATTACCTGAGACATTGTTGAAAGAAATTCAACGTCTTGCTGAAGAAAATCAAGTTTCTATCGAGCAGTGGTTACTGAATGCTGTTACCGAAAAAATTGAAGCTCAGAAAGTTGTACGACTCTTGCATAGTTATGCTGAAAAAGCCGATTACAACCGTTTTGATGCAATATTAGCATCAGTCCCAGATACAGAACCGATAGCAGGGAATGAGTTGGGATAG
- a CDS encoding tetratricopeptide repeat protein, translated as MKFPRFRLIILLALLGNFSPPLLGNVSPLLPASPALAQSSQSPKPQTYRFSNQPLKPFQVSQDREALQYWQTLVTIYRAIGDQQSEAISLNIIGIIYTNLGDYPKAIENLQQSLAIARDIGDREGEANSLGNLAKAYKNLGDDSKATDFQQQSLAIKQEIGLPR; from the coding sequence ATGAAATTTCCAAGATTTCGATTAATTATCCTTCTGGCTTTGTTAGGTAATTTTTCACCACCGTTGCTAGGTAATGTTTCACCCCTATTACCAGCTTCTCCAGCATTAGCTCAATCTTCACAAAGCCCTAAACCTCAAACTTACCGATTTTCTAATCAACCTCTGAAGCCGTTTCAAGTAAGTCAAGATCGGGAAGCATTGCAGTATTGGCAGACGTTAGTTACTATTTATCGAGCAATAGGCGACCAGCAAAGTGAGGCTATATCTCTGAATATTATCGGTATTATTTACACAAACCTAGGGGACTATCCAAAGGCCATTGAAAACCTCCAGCAGAGTTTGGCTATTGCACGAGACATAGGCGATCGTGAAGGTGAAGCTAATTCTCTGGGAAATCTCGCCAAGGCTTACAAAAACCTGGGGGACGACTCAAAAGCCACTGATTTCCAACAGCAGAGTTTGGCTATCAAACAAGAAATAGGCTTGCCAAGGTGA
- a CDS encoding tetratricopeptide repeat protein, with the protein MNNLGFAYYFLADYRKAMENLQQSLTIAREIGDRVAERQSLNGLGIAYRYLGDYPKAIENLQQSLTIAQQIRDREGEANSVYNLGNVYNSLGDYQKAIEKYQQSLTIYREIGDRTREANSVYNLGIAYRNLGNYPKAIENLQQSLTIYREIGDRVGEANSLNNIGYAYNSLGEYQKAIENYQQGLAIARQIRDRSHEMNSLNGLGIVYNSLGDYSKAIDFLQQGLAIARQIRDRSREAGSVHNLGVVYRNLKDYRKAIENFQQSLAIYQEIGDHIGQAKSLNNLAITYRALGDYSKASDFQQQSLAIIREIGFSK; encoded by the coding sequence GTGAACAATCTCGGCTTTGCTTACTATTTCCTGGCAGACTACCGAAAGGCGATGGAAAACCTCCAGCAGAGTTTAACCATTGCACGAGAAATAGGCGATCGGGTTGCTGAACGTCAGTCTCTCAATGGTTTAGGTATTGCTTACCGTTACCTAGGGGATTACCCAAAGGCCATTGAAAACCTCCAGCAAAGTTTGACTATTGCACAACAAATACGCGATCGCGAAGGTGAAGCTAACTCTGTTTACAATCTCGGCAATGTTTACAATTCCCTGGGAGACTACCAAAAGGCGATTGAAAAATACCAGCAGAGTTTGACTATTTATCGAGAAATAGGCGATCGCACCCGCGAGGCTAACTCTGTTTACAATCTCGGCATTGCTTACAGAAACCTAGGAAATTACCCAAAAGCGATTGAAAACCTCCAGCAGAGTTTGACTATTTATCGAGAAATAGGCGATCGCGTCGGTGAGGCTAATTCTCTGAACAATATTGGCTATGCTTACAATTCCCTGGGGGAGTACCAAAAGGCGATTGAAAACTACCAGCAGGGTTTAGCTATTGCACGACAAATACGCGATCGCAGCCACGAGATGAACTCTCTCAATGGTCTAGGGATTGTTTACAATTCCCTAGGAGACTACTCAAAGGCCATTGATTTCTTGCAGCAGGGTTTAGCTATTGCACGACAAATACGCGATCGCAGCCGTGAGGCTGGGTCTGTGCACAATCTCGGTGTTGTTTACCGAAACCTGAAAGACTACCGCAAGGCCATTGAAAACTTCCAGCAGAGTTTGGCTATTTATCAAGAAATAGGCGATCACATAGGTCAGGCTAAGTCTCTGAACAATCTCGCCATTACTTACCGTGCCTTGGGCGACTACTCAAAAGCGAGTGATTTCCAGCAACAGAGTTTAGCGATCATACGAGAAATAGGCTTTTCAAAGTGA
- a CDS encoding DUF3160 domain-containing protein, with protein sequence MSPPQVLDLSLIDADYFLAVARSLLAGEAVKTKLNQDARVAATFQAIAAEQIQEFELFGRKREMDFSQFKVRGHYENSETLKKYFQAVMWCGRVDLRIAGKPEEASPRELGAAIILNDLLTKSGKFEQWQDFDQMLQTFVGPTDSMTFAQLADLLKQAKIKSPTDIKDLSTLEQLQTKISANNLGFQNIRSHVYFSPLENEDQIKDIIPHSFTVIGQKFILDSWMLSKVVYDDVIWNGEKVQRRVPSGLDVAFATLGNTQVVPELVDRITNQNGRKFRDGLNYQHNLAAAFNVVEKLNPSAWEENLYMNWLATLRELSKPTTDSKYPEAMRTGAWGMKTLNTQLASWTQLRHDTILYAKQSYTGGTLCYYPAGFVEPRPEFWERFEKMAVLAGQLIENTPFPERFRKIQQKQTKFFKNFSQQLTILKEIALKELAQQELTEAQTNFLEKVVEIQRFASGGPTYTGWYPSLFYKKPEDSDKWDAIVADVHTNVPNPQVKDPGSVLHQGVGNIDLLMIAVDNGEDKMVFAGPVLSHYEFEMPGVSRKSDSEWKKDIQTGKLPPRPNWTKSYLVVDEFLNEFSPPEE encoded by the coding sequence ATGTCGCCCCCCCAGGTCCTTGACCTAAGTTTAATTGATGCCGACTACTTTCTAGCAGTCGCTCGTTCGTTATTAGCAGGAGAAGCAGTTAAGACCAAATTAAATCAGGATGCCCGTGTGGCAGCAACCTTCCAAGCCATCGCAGCAGAGCAAATCCAGGAATTTGAGCTGTTCGGGCGTAAGCGCGAGATGGATTTTTCTCAATTCAAGGTACGTGGGCATTATGAGAATTCCGAGACTCTTAAGAAATATTTCCAGGCAGTAATGTGGTGCGGTAGAGTCGATCTACGGATTGCAGGTAAACCAGAAGAAGCTTCTCCACGGGAATTGGGTGCAGCCATAATCCTCAATGATCTGTTAACAAAATCTGGTAAGTTCGAGCAATGGCAAGATTTTGACCAAATGCTTCAGACCTTTGTCGGTCCAACTGATTCCATGACCTTTGCTCAACTAGCTGACCTATTAAAACAAGCTAAGATTAAATCTCCGACAGATATTAAAGATTTATCCACCTTAGAGCAGCTGCAAACTAAAATTTCAGCTAACAACCTAGGTTTTCAAAACATCAGGAGTCATGTTTACTTTAGTCCCCTGGAAAACGAGGATCAGATTAAAGATATAATACCCCACTCCTTTACAGTTATCGGTCAAAAGTTTATCTTGGATAGCTGGATGTTGAGCAAAGTAGTTTACGATGATGTTATTTGGAATGGTGAGAAAGTTCAGCGTCGTGTACCAAGTGGATTAGATGTCGCATTTGCCACCCTAGGAAACACTCAAGTAGTACCAGAACTGGTTGATCGGATCACAAACCAGAATGGGCGTAAGTTCCGAGATGGTCTCAACTATCAACACAACCTAGCCGCAGCCTTTAATGTAGTTGAAAAGCTAAATCCTTCTGCTTGGGAAGAAAACCTTTACATGAATTGGCTGGCAACCTTGCGGGAACTTTCCAAACCCACTACGGACTCCAAATACCCGGAAGCCATGCGTACCGGTGCCTGGGGGATGAAGACACTCAATACACAACTAGCGTCATGGACACAATTGCGCCACGACACCATCCTTTATGCCAAACAATCTTACACCGGTGGAACCTTATGCTACTATCCAGCCGGGTTTGTGGAGCCGAGACCGGAATTCTGGGAACGCTTTGAAAAAATGGCAGTGCTGGCAGGGCAGCTAATTGAAAACACTCCCTTTCCAGAGCGCTTCCGAAAGATTCAGCAAAAACAAACTAAATTCTTCAAAAATTTCAGCCAGCAGTTAACTATCCTCAAGGAAATAGCACTCAAGGAATTAGCACAACAGGAACTTACCGAAGCCCAAACCAACTTCCTAGAAAAGGTTGTTGAGATTCAACGGTTTGCTTCAGGGGGTCCGACTTATACCGGTTGGTATCCCAGCCTTTTCTATAAGAAACCTGAGGATTCTGATAAGTGGGATGCCATTGTTGCCGATGTACACACAAATGTACCTAACCCACAAGTTAAAGATCCAGGCAGTGTACTTCACCAGGGCGTGGGTAATATTGATTTGTTGATGATTGCAGTGGACAACGGTGAAGACAAAATGGTTTTTGCTGGACCAGTGTTGAGCCATTATGAATTTGAGATGCCAGGGGTATCCCGTAAATCAGATTCTGAGTGGAAAAAAGATATCCAAACTGGCAAGCTTCCACCTCGCCCCAACTGGACAAAAAGCTATCTTGTTGTTGATGAATTCTTGAATGAGTTCTCTCCTCCTGAGGAATAG
- a CDS encoding DUF3160 domain-containing protein, producing MINHTFLEDGIDSSKLLVNPASAEVSPDVFGYNPTFAQELDKIGQISPQEFAKRYDAKIDYLTQISWDPTQAQFWDLFNDSFFRLNSEELEVFNKQGFVVSERMGTKSFAQSFYQIYNNDLPVFVSADALLHAWHRSYDAMLEELEESYLATSLDEILTGMADKIPEASNQYGDGVLDLGGRQAPRNP from the coding sequence ATGATCAACCATACTTTCCTCGAAGATGGCATTGACAGTTCCAAACTTTTGGTCAACCCAGCTTCAGCAGAAGTGTCACCTGATGTCTTTGGTTACAACCCTACCTTCGCTCAGGAATTGGATAAGATTGGACAGATTTCACCCCAAGAATTTGCTAAACGCTACGATGCCAAGATTGACTATCTAACACAAATTAGTTGGGATCCCACCCAGGCTCAATTTTGGGATTTGTTCAATGACAGCTTTTTCCGCCTCAATTCAGAGGAACTGGAAGTATTCAATAAACAAGGCTTTGTTGTCAGTGAGCGCATGGGGACAAAGAGTTTCGCTCAATCATTCTACCAAATCTATAACAACGATTTACCAGTTTTCGTTTCCGCTGATGCCTTGCTTCATGCTTGGCATCGTTCTTATGACGCCATGTTAGAAGAACTAGAAGAAAGTTATCTTGCCACATCACTAGATGAAATTCTCACAGGAATGGCAGATAAAATCCCAGAAGCCAGTAATCAATATGGCGATGGTGTCCTTGACCTGGGGGGGCGACAAGCGCCCCGTAACCCTTGA
- a CDS encoding CHAT domain-containing protein, with product MKDDQFEERWQVVEVNGQQGTLRLKLPGWEEGVTVERPITDVDKIVDSPNIDKPHLQKLHQLLIEPIADLLPFDENARVVFIPNRELFSVPFPALQDQEGNYLIEKHTILTAPSIEVLGLTHQQRKNLPKSSQIALVVGNPTMPEVRPAPGKTPQQLSALKGAEKEAQNVASQLNAQPLLGQDATETKVKRQMPKARYIHFATHGLFDPKRIPGIGSAIALAPSVGEDGLLTAEEIFTMELSAELVVVSACDTGVGHINSEGVIGLSRSLVAAGVPSVMVSLWSIPDDKTTELMTEFYRNLNSTGDKAQALRQAMLTMIPKSGNPKDWAAFTLIGEAL from the coding sequence TTGAAGGATGACCAGTTTGAGGAACGGTGGCAAGTGGTTGAAGTTAATGGTCAACAAGGTACTTTACGACTCAAGTTACCAGGGTGGGAAGAAGGGGTAACAGTCGAACGCCCAATCACTGATGTTGATAAGATTGTGGATTCCCCTAATATTGACAAACCACACTTACAAAAGCTTCATCAACTATTGATTGAGCCGATTGCAGACTTACTGCCCTTTGATGAAAATGCCCGTGTAGTCTTCATCCCTAACAGAGAACTGTTTTCTGTTCCCTTCCCAGCCCTGCAAGACCAGGAGGGAAACTACTTAATTGAGAAACACACCATCCTCACTGCTCCCTCCATCGAAGTCTTGGGCTTAACCCATCAGCAACGGAAAAACCTTCCTAAATCATCCCAAATTGCCCTGGTAGTTGGTAATCCTACCATGCCCGAGGTACGACCAGCTCCTGGAAAAACACCTCAGCAATTATCTGCTCTCAAGGGTGCGGAAAAAGAAGCTCAAAACGTTGCCTCCCAGTTAAACGCTCAACCCCTATTGGGACAAGACGCTACCGAAACCAAAGTTAAACGCCAGATGCCCAAGGCCAGGTATATTCATTTTGCTACCCACGGGTTATTTGACCCCAAGCGTATCCCAGGTATTGGGAGTGCGATTGCCTTGGCTCCTTCTGTAGGAGAGGACGGACTACTAACTGCTGAAGAAATCTTTACTATGGAACTCAGTGCCGAACTAGTAGTAGTTAGTGCCTGCGATACCGGAGTCGGTCACATCAACAGTGAGGGCGTGATTGGTTTATCTCGGTCCTTAGTTGCAGCGGGTGTTCCCAGTGTGATGGTTTCCTTGTGGTCAATCCCTGATGATAAAACCACAGAGTTGATGACCGAGTTTTATCGGAATCTGAACAGCACAGGGGATAAAGCTCAAGCGTTGCGCCAAGCGATGTTGACCATGATTCCGAAGTCAGGTAATCCGAAAGATTGGGCAGCATTTACGTTGATTGGGGAGGCGCTTTGA
- the ltrA gene encoding group II intron reverse transcriptase/maturase, with protein MNKSKTRGFTPQSEWKNVNWRKLEMTVFKLQKRIYRASHRGDVRVVRKLQKTLMNSWSAKMIAVRRVTQENKGKKTAGIDGKKALNNKQRLALVANLNTQKKAKPTRRVWIPKSGSREKRPLGIPTIHDRALQALTKQALEPEWEAKFEPNSYGFRPGRSCHDAVEAIFSNICHKPKWVLDADIAKCFDKINHEALLTKVNTFPSLRRLIKSWLKAGVMEKDTLTPTNEGTPQGGVISPLLANIALHGMEERIKQYAETLKIKRRSKKQKRQGISLIRYADDFVIIHENQGVIEECRTILENWLNDIGLELKPSKTRISYTMNGFDFLGFNIRQYKVGKNQSKQGFKTIIKPSKKKVLEHYEQLSNVIDRHRAAPQEALINHLKPIIRGWCNYYRSVCSKETFNKLGHMLWNKLQRWGYRRHPNKSKSWVINKYWGTIEEDNWMFMTDRNHLPKHVKTEIVRHKKVQEARSTYDGDLIYWNTRMQKHPEMTSQKGRLLKRQKGVCTHCGLTFRDGDVMEKHHIIPRSLGGNDTDKNLELLHLHCHDAKHRKKIELNELDRNPF; from the coding sequence ATGAATAAGTCCAAAACTCGGGGGTTCACCCCACAGTCGGAATGGAAGAACGTCAACTGGCGAAAGCTGGAAATGACCGTATTCAAGTTGCAAAAACGAATATATCGAGCCTCTCATCGTGGTGATGTCCGCGTGGTAAGAAAGCTGCAAAAGACTCTGATGAATTCCTGGTCAGCCAAGATGATAGCGGTTAGACGGGTAACCCAGGAGAACAAAGGTAAAAAGACTGCCGGAATAGACGGGAAAAAAGCTTTAAATAATAAGCAAAGACTCGCCTTAGTAGCCAACCTGAATACTCAAAAGAAGGCAAAACCTACCAGAAGGGTATGGATTCCCAAATCTGGAAGTAGGGAAAAACGCCCATTAGGTATCCCGACTATACACGACCGTGCTCTACAAGCTTTAACCAAACAGGCATTAGAACCCGAATGGGAAGCCAAGTTTGAGCCTAACTCATATGGTTTCAGACCAGGACGCTCATGTCACGATGCCGTCGAAGCAATATTCAGCAATATATGCCATAAACCCAAATGGGTATTAGACGCAGATATTGCCAAATGTTTTGACAAAATAAATCATGAAGCGCTTCTAACTAAAGTGAACACTTTTCCATCATTAAGAAGGTTAATAAAATCCTGGCTTAAAGCTGGAGTAATGGAAAAGGATACACTCACTCCCACCAACGAAGGGACACCGCAAGGAGGAGTGATATCACCCCTGCTCGCTAACATTGCCCTCCATGGCATGGAAGAACGAATCAAACAATATGCCGAAACATTAAAGATAAAAAGGAGAAGTAAAAAACAGAAACGGCAAGGAATAAGTTTGATTAGATACGCAGACGACTTCGTCATCATCCATGAAAATCAGGGAGTAATAGAAGAATGCAGAACGATTCTAGAAAATTGGCTGAATGATATAGGGTTGGAATTAAAACCAAGTAAAACAAGAATTTCCTATACTATGAACGGGTTTGACTTCCTAGGATTCAACATCCGTCAATATAAAGTAGGAAAAAATCAGTCTAAACAAGGATTTAAAACCATCATCAAACCATCAAAGAAAAAAGTTTTAGAACATTATGAGCAGCTCTCAAACGTCATAGACCGTCACAGAGCTGCTCCCCAGGAGGCTTTGATAAACCACCTAAAACCTATTATAAGGGGATGGTGTAACTACTACAGAAGTGTATGTAGTAAAGAAACCTTTAATAAACTTGGGCACATGTTATGGAACAAACTACAACGATGGGGATACAGGAGACACCCAAATAAATCAAAATCCTGGGTAATCAACAAATACTGGGGAACCATAGAGGAAGACAACTGGATGTTCATGACCGACAGGAATCACCTTCCTAAACATGTCAAAACTGAAATAGTCAGACATAAAAAGGTACAAGAAGCCAGAAGCACCTACGATGGGGACTTAATATATTGGAATACCAGAATGCAGAAACACCCTGAAATGACCAGTCAAAAGGGAAGGCTTTTGAAAAGGCAAAAAGGGGTATGTACTCATTGTGGTCTTACCTTCAGAGATGGAGATGTAATGGAAAAGCATCACATAATACCGCGCTCTCTCGGTGGAAACGACACGGATAAAAATCTTGAATTACTCCACCTACATTGTCACGATGCAAAACACAGAAAGAAAATCGAACTCAATGAGTTGGATAGAAATCCGTTCTAA